CAGGGTTTTTCCTACAGCTTTGGCGGTTATTTTAATAGGCGTTTTTATAATGATTGCGCGTAAAAAAGCAATTATACAGATTATCGGTTTTTTAACTTTAGATAACGGAATTATTCTTGCGGCGACCTCTATCACTAAAGGTTTACCGCTTGTTGTAGATATAGGGGTGTTTTTTGACGTGTTTATAGGGGCTATTATGGCGGGCGTGCTGATATACCGCATAAGAACATCGTTTGACAGTCTTGATACATCAAAGATGTCTAATTTAAAAGAATAATCAGAAGAATAATCAGAATAAAACAATATAATAACATTAATTGTCAATTTAAATATTTAAACGGGAAAAATAAGTCAAGTGGCTATTTTAGTTTTAACATTTTTGATTTTTGCAATTTTATACAGATTTATCAATATAAAACTGACATTTTTTATTCAGCCGGTTATTACACTTTTAATTTTGCTGTACGCTCTATTTCTTACCGGCATTGTTCTTAAGCACCGGATAATATTCGGCTTTTATCACCTGTTATTTCTGGATTCTTTAAATGCCGTTCTTATTATTATAATCGCTTCGCTGTCTTTTTTAGTTGCTGTTTACTCTATAGGATATTTTAAAAATGAATTAAGATCAGGGCTTCTTGAAAATAAAGTAAAAGAATATTATTTCTGGATGAATTTTTTTATTTTTGCTATGCTTTTGCTTTCAATTTCAAACAATCTCGGTATCTTGTGGGTAGCGATTGAAGGCACTACGCTTGCAACCACTTTTCTTATCAGTTTTTACAGAAATAAAGAAGCGGTTGAAGCCGGCTGGAAATATATTATAATATGCTCTGTCGGAATTGCTTTTGCTTTTTTCGGAATTGTGCTTTTATATTTTGTATCTTCAAGTTTTCTTGGCGAAGGTTTGAACGCTCTTAACTGGACTGATATAATGAAAGTTGCGCCGCATCTTAATAAACATATTTTAGATATTGCTTTTATTTTTGTTTTAGTCGGTTTCGGCACAAAAGTCGGTTTTGCTCCATTCCATTTCTGGCTGCCGGATGCGCATTCGGAAGCGCCCACGCCGGTCAGCGCTTTAATGTCCGGAGTGCTGCTTAATTGCGCATTGTATGCTATCATAAGAATTTATGCTATTTTAAATATGGACGGGCAGGCGTATTTTGCCAATGAACTTCTGATGTTTTTTGGATTGTTTACGGTATTTATCGCATCTATTTTTATAATCAAACAAAATGACTATAAAAGGCTTCTGGCTTATTCTTCAATGGAGCACATGGGCATAATTGCTTTTGCGTTCAGCATAAGTACTCCGCTTGCTATATTTGCGGCGATTCTTGGAATGATAAACCACGCCTTTACTAAAAGTCTCATGTTCTTTTCAACCGGTTCAGTGCTGTCAAATTATCATACGAAGAAAATCTCGGATATCAGGGGCTTGTTCAAAATTTTGCCTTTTACGGCAGTATTTATGATAATAGGCGTTCTGGCTATTACCGGAAATCCTCCGTTCAGTATTTTTATAAGCGAATTTTTAACGCTGATAGCTTCGTTTAAAGCAAATTACGCTCCAGAAGGCATATTGATGCTGAGTTTTTTAGTTGTCATATTTATAGGGTTTATCAGGCATTTTGTGGGAATGGCTGCAGGAGAGCCTGTTCTTGAGAAAAAAAAGGAAAGTATTTATATGATTTTACCGATGTTCTTAATTTTAATAGTTATATTGACTTTCGGAATTTATATTCCAGAAGATTTTAAAATTCTGATAAATAATATTGTAGTGATAGTTAAAGGTGTTCATGGCAGCAAGCTGCAGTGAATATTGCCGGATTAATAAAATAATAAGCATTAAATTATTAAAAAGTGGAAAAAATGGAAAATAAATCAGTAAATAAATCGATCATTAAATCACTTAATAAAGCTGATTTTATTAAAAATTTAAGCAATGATATTGTAAATATTATTAACGAATATTTTTTTAATCGTGATAACGAGCTTGTTATAAAAATTAATCTGAAAGATTTAAAAAAAATATGTCTTTATTTTTCTAAAGATTTAAAATTTTATTTATTGTCGGCTTTTGCAGCCTATGAGAGCGGATATGCGTCTTCAGGAAAGACATACAGTAAAAATAGGAGCGATAATTATAAGAATAATAATAAGACTAACGATAATAATTCCGGTGACGATATAGATGATAATAATAAGAGCAATAATTTCAAATTAAGATACATTTTCTCTCATTCGTCTATGGATTTATTTATAATTATAGAAACATATGCCGATGCAGACGGAATATTCCCGTCTTTATCGGCGGATATGCCGGTTTTAAATTGGTATGAAAGAGAGATTAAAGACTTGTTCGGATTAATCCCTGAAGGACATCCCGACCCGAGACCGCTTATGCTGTTTCCCGAAAATTATCCTCAGGATATCAAGAATAAGGATGATTTTGCAAACGATGCACATGATGATAATACTTATGTGCCGCCGCTGAATAAGGATAACGTTGCAGACAATACGGAAACTGATGCCGATAAGCTTAATATCGGCAACTCCGCAAACGATATGCAGAACAGAAATAGTTTTAATTTTAATTCTGCAAAATGTCATCCTCTCAGAAAAGATTATCCGTCAGATTTGAGACCAGAATTTAAAAAATACGGAGAATATAATTATAATAAAGATGTTAAAGGAGACGGGGTTTTTAATATATTGGTCGGACCGGTTCACGCAGGCATAATCGAACCTGGCCATTTCAGATTCTGTATGTCGGGAGAACCAATACTGCAGTTAGAAATAAGGCATTTCTGGAAACATAGGGGAATAGAAAAAATTGCTGAAGGAAAAACAATAGATGAAGCACTGTCTTTAGCCGAAAAAATATCTGGCGACCATTGCGTAGCGCATTCTTTGGCCTTTTTATCTGCGGCAGAAAAGATTTTAGATATAAAAATATCTGATAGAGGACTATACCTGAGGACTATTTATGCCGAATTGGAAAGGCTGCTGTGTAATATTAATGATTTTGCGTGGCTGTTCCAGGACGCGGGATACAGCTTTGGTGCACAGGAGACCTTTGTGCTTAAAGAAGATATTATGGAATTGAACAAATATCTGTCAGGGAGCAGGTTCAACAAAGGCGTTTTATCTCTCGGCGGTATAAATGCATGCGGAGATATAGATGAATTGAAAAAAAAGATTTTGCTGGAAAAATTACCAGATTTTAAAAAACGTTATTTGAATTTGAAAAAAATGCTTTTAAATTCTTCTACTATTCAGGAAAGATTTGAAGAAACAGGATATATAAACAAAGAAACCGTGTTGGATTTATGATAAATAATTCTTAATTAAAATTTTAAATTAATAATTATAAGTATTATATAAGAACTAAACCTCTTATAATTTGCGCTAAATTTGATGAGCAACGCAATAACCGTTGTTTTTTTTACACATTGTTAGTTCAGGCTGTATTACGGTATGATTTATTTTAAACTTCTTTGACAGCATATATTGAATATTATTTATTATACAACATAAGTCGGCGGAATCTTTAATTTTATCATCTATCAACACATGCGAGCTAAGAAGTATAAAAGACTTTGAAAGACTCCATATATGAAGATCGTGAACATTTTTTACACATTCTACTTTAAGGATTTCTTCCTGAACTTTTATGTAGTCTATTTCTT
This genomic stretch from Candidatus Acididesulfobacter guangdongensis harbors:
- a CDS encoding hydrogenase 4 subunit F: MAILVLTFLIFAILYRFINIKLTFFIQPVITLLILLYALFLTGIVLKHRIIFGFYHLLFLDSLNAVLIIIIASLSFLVAVYSIGYFKNELRSGLLENKVKEYYFWMNFFIFAMLLLSISNNLGILWVAIEGTTLATTFLISFYRNKEAVEAGWKYIIICSVGIAFAFFGIVLLYFVSSSFLGEGLNALNWTDIMKVAPHLNKHILDIAFIFVLVGFGTKVGFAPFHFWLPDAHSEAPTPVSALMSGVLLNCALYAIIRIYAILNMDGQAYFANELLMFFGLFTVFIASIFIIKQNDYKRLLAYSSMEHMGIIAFAFSISTPLAIFAAILGMINHAFTKSLMFFSTGSVLSNYHTKKISDIRGLFKILPFTAVFMIIGVLAITGNPPFSIFISEFLTLIASFKANYAPEGILMLSFLVVIFIGFIRHFVGMAAGEPVLEKKKESIYMILPMFLILIVILTFGIYIPEDFKILINNIVVIVKGVHGSKLQ